The region GATATCCAAATATTGCTAACTGCCTTATGTATTCTAATAGGGTAGGCAGTTTCATCACTGCATTTCTAGAACAATCTAGCATCACACCCAAATCTCCAAAGCTACATTGTTCCTTGATATCGTATTCATTAAGAGATTCATTCCGAAGCATGAGGTACCATGCTCTTGCTAACTGGTTTTTATCTCCCACTGTAATTTGTCTTACATTATCCTTCTTTGTTACTTGAATTCCAATACCTTGATGCTTTACCTCAACAGGTAAGCCATCTTCTGAAAGGGTAAATGGTAAGGATTTTTTCAATTCCTCAATAAGTTCATATTGCCATGCCTGATCTGCCAATACATGAAACGGAATCATGAAAATTTCTCCTTTCTCATGTGAAAGTTGTATATTAATGTTTATTCAGTATTTCTCGTATGATAGGTTCCAACCCTTTTCCCATAAAATAAAATCCTAAATCAGTTGGATGTATAAAATCAACGGTGTACTCATCAAAGTCATCACCCCAAAGTGTATACCCATCTAAAAAATAAATAGCGTTATCACCAAGTGTTCTAAATTTTTCAACCGTTTCTCTTTGAAACTCTCTTAAGCTATTTCTTAAGGAGGTAGTTGATTCCTCCAGAAAATCCATCATATGAGGGACTCTGGATACGACTAAGATAGGCACCTCTTTGTGACTTTCTCTAAGGCAATGAACAAAGTCATCAAGTGATTTTACCATTCTTCCATTCGTTCCGGAATTTGCTTCATAATCAATGATATATAGAAGCGGTTGCTCTATTTCAGAAAGCATCTTTGCAACCTCATATTCCCCTAAACCGTTTCCGGAGAAACCAAAGTTACAATGTGCTAAATTAAGCTTTCTTGCCAAATAATTTGTGTATGCCATTCCTGGTCTACTTGCACAACCTCCCTGTGTTATGCTAGTTCCATAAAAAATAAGTTTGCCTTCTTTTTCATATGGAGTAGGAGGTTCTACTACTGCATTACTATCAATTCCTATTTCCACTTCCATCACTCCTGCATAGAGTGGAAAATGAATTAAAAATTCTTTTGCTTTTGTTGTATCCAGTTTTGATACAACCTCACAAGTATACTCACTCGCTGATGTGTCAAACTTTGTAATACCAAAGAACTTTAAATCTTTAGGGTTATCTCCGATATAACAATCAAATCCACATTGAGCAACTGGTGTCATATTCACCATATTGGGTGCTGTGGTTATCTTCGCTTTAATAAAAACTCTGGAGGTATTGGATCGAAAGGACAACTGTCCACCTGCTGTATGTACGCCAAGCTCATTAAGACATGGATTAATTTCTTTAAATACACTCTTTAATCTGCTAGGAACTCGTTCTAACCTATGATCTTCCTCATAAAATGCAAAACCTGATAGTCGAAGCCTACAATCCTCTACGGTGAGCCAAGTGATATTTTCTTCCACCTTCGTCTCATTCCCTATCATGTTTTTATCCACTGGTTTATCAGTTTTCATTTCCTAACCCCCCAGGATGTTCCTCAATGATATTTATGAAAATTATTTTCACTAATTTTCGTGGTTTTTCTTGTTTTTGGTGAAAATATTTTTTATTTATCTTTATTTTAAGTGCATATTGCCAAAAAGTCAAGGGTTAAATTTATTAATTTTTATATAATTTATCTTTTCAGTTTCCAAAAAAGAAAATTTTTTTTATTTTTCTTGCTATCTATATATATAATGCTATAATTAGCATAAATACATACCAAATGGCGCTAAAGCGCCGGGATGGAGGAACATATGAAAATTATCGCACTTGATATTGGCGGTACCGCTATCAAATATGCCTACTTTGATGGAGATGATTTGATCTTTGATGACGTACGACCTTCCGAAGCTTCGCTTGGTGGTGATAAGGTATTAGAAAACATTATTTCCATCATTACGGAGATTGGTAATCAGCATTCTTATGATACCATTGGTATCAGCACCGCAGGTCAGGTAGACTCTATAAATGGAACAATCGTTTACGCAAATGATAATATTCCGAACTATACCGGGATGGAATTAAAGAAAATTCTAGAAGATAAATTTAAGGTTCCAGTTAGCGTTGAAAATGATGTCAATGCTGCAGCTATAGGAGAAGCTATCTATGGCGCCGGAAAAGGAGAGAATGACTTTCTATGCCTAACATATGGCACAGGAATTGGTGGTGCTATCTTTTTAAATCAAAAGCTTTATAAGGGAGCGCAAGGTGTTGCAGCTGAAATGGGTCATATGATGATTCACCCTGGTGGCTTACCATGTGGCTGCGGCTCCTTTGGTTGTTATGAGCAATATGCTTCCACCACAGCTCTTATTCGAACAGCGAAAGCACATAGCCCTGAGTTTTATAATGGTAAGGCTATTTTTTCTGCCTTTGACCACGATAGTAAAGATGCAAAAAGACTCATTGACCAATGGGTAAAAGAAATCAGCTATGGATTGGTTAATTTGATTTATATCTTTAACCCTTCCTTAATAGTTCTTGGTGGTGGAATTATGACTCAACCTTATATCATCAATAAACTAAATCAAATCATTAAGGAAAGTACGATGCCAAGCTTTCATGGTGTTAGGGTAACCCTAGCCTCCTTGGGTAATCTCGCAGGAGTATATGGCATGAAGGCGATTACATCAAAAGAGTATCAGGAAAAATGAAATCAAGTACCGCCCCTTCCCCATATATTTTAAATAATTTAAAAAAGAGGATACCAAAACAGTATCCTCTTAGCGTAAATCTTAATTGCTTGAAATATAATTACAAAACAGCACTAGGCCTACCAAAATCATGAAGATAATCTTCTTGTCTAATTTTCATCATATTACGATATTTCTTAATGTTTTCAGGTGGCTGTACTTTATTTAAAGCATAATATGCTTGGAAGAATAAATTGTGGATCTGTTTTGCAGTAAGATTCTTACTATCATAAACGGCAGTTTGTGTAGTGTAGTTATCGAAATCATGATCCACGATTTTTATGCCAAACTCATCTGTATGATTGTACATATAAGTTCCAGGATAAGGTGTTGAAATTGAGAATACAATCCTTGCACCTAACTCCTGTAATTTTAAAGCAATGTTTATTGTATCTTGAATTGTTTTATGCGTATCATATGGTTGTCCTATAATTAAACATGATGCAGTTTGAATCTCTAATTGATTACACCATTCAAATACTCTAAGAATTTGTTCCATAGTTATATTCTTCTTTAAACAATCTAGCATTTCCTGACTACCAGCTTCTACACCATATTGAATCATTTTGCAACCGGCTTTTTTTAGTTTCTCAAGTAATTCAAAAGTAACAATATCTACTCTGGATTCACAAACAAATGTAATATTAAGCTCTTGTTCAATTATCATATCAAGAACTTGATGTAATCGTTTCAAATCAGCTGTTAATGTATCATCTACAAATTGAATATGATGAAATCCTAAGTCAATTAGATACTTAATTTCCTCTATAATACTTTCAGCTGATCTTCTTCTGTATCTTCCACCTGATAAACCAGACGCTGCACAGAAAATACATTGGCCCGGACAACCACGGCTAGTTGAAATACTTGCTGGAATTCCGTATTCTTTAATATCAAAAAAAGAACGATCTGGTATCGGTAATGAATCTAAATTCTCAATGAATTTTCTATCTTGATTTGAAACTATAACACCATCTTTTATATATGAAATTCCATCAATTTCTTGTAAAGAACCAATGTTATTTATATATAAATCGCATAGTTCTTTAGTTGTAATTTCACCTTCATTTCTACTGACTATATCAACAACTCCAGAATTTAAGGCATCCTCATATTCATATGTAACATGACATCCTCCCATAAAAACAGTTGTGGCAGCATTCTTTTCTTTAATATATTTTGCTATTCGCATTCCACAATTATATGTTTCTGTTGTCGTTGATATACCTATTAGTTTAGGATGGTTATTTTGCATGACCTCATCTAGG is a window of Lachnoclostridium phytofermentans ISDg DNA encoding:
- a CDS encoding SGNH/GDSL hydrolase family protein, coding for MKTDKPVDKNMIGNETKVEENITWLTVEDCRLRLSGFAFYEEDHRLERVPSRLKSVFKEINPCLNELGVHTAGGQLSFRSNTSRVFIKAKITTAPNMVNMTPVAQCGFDCYIGDNPKDLKFFGITKFDTSASEYTCEVVSKLDTTKAKEFLIHFPLYAGVMEVEIGIDSNAVVEPPTPYEKEGKLIFYGTSITQGGCASRPGMAYTNYLARKLNLAHCNFGFSGNGLGEYEVAKMLSEIEQPLLYIIDYEANSGTNGRMVKSLDDFVHCLRESHKEVPILVVSRVPHMMDFLEESTTSLRNSLREFQRETVEKFRTLGDNAIYFLDGYTLWGDDFDEYTVDFIHPTDLGFYFMGKGLEPIIREILNKH
- a CDS encoding ROK family protein, whose protein sequence is MKIIALDIGGTAIKYAYFDGDDLIFDDVRPSEASLGGDKVLENIISIITEIGNQHSYDTIGISTAGQVDSINGTIVYANDNIPNYTGMELKKILEDKFKVPVSVENDVNAAAIGEAIYGAGKGENDFLCLTYGTGIGGAIFLNQKLYKGAQGVAAEMGHMMIHPGGLPCGCGSFGCYEQYASTTALIRTAKAHSPEFYNGKAIFSAFDHDSKDAKRLIDQWVKEISYGLVNLIYIFNPSLIVLGGGIMTQPYIINKLNQIIKESTMPSFHGVRVTLASLGNLAGVYGMKAITSKEYQEK
- a CDS encoding B12-binding domain-containing radical SAM protein; this encodes MNEVDIILITAPSPHPLSMLSHRVQGLPPLGLCYIATYLKQNGYKVKILDFSIRKVTLFDLDEVMQNNHPKLIGISTTTETYNCGMRIAKYIKEKNAATTVFMGGCHVTYEYEDALNSGVVDIVSRNEGEITTKELCDLYINNIGSLQEIDGISYIKDGVIVSNQDRKFIENLDSLPIPDRSFFDIKEYGIPASISTSRGCPGQCIFCAASGLSGGRYRRRSAESIIEEIKYLIDLGFHHIQFVDDTLTADLKRLHQVLDMIIEQELNITFVCESRVDIVTFELLEKLKKAGCKMIQYGVEAGSQEMLDCLKKNITMEQILRVFEWCNQLEIQTASCLIIGQPYDTHKTIQDTINIALKLQELGARIVFSISTPYPGTYMYNHTDEFGIKIVDHDFDNYTTQTAVYDSKNLTAKQIHNLFFQAYYALNKVQPPENIKKYRNMMKIRQEDYLHDFGRPSAVL